TATTGGAGGTGctaatacattttctttatttaaccaGTTTCTTGTCTAGAATCTATAAAAACcagttatgatttttattaatcataataATAGGTGTCGACTTTTTATCTAACAAAAAATCTCCTGAACCCGCTTGAGAATGGTTGAAATAACATCACTCTCTCACGAAATATATGATAGAATTTACAGGGTTTGCATGTTGTTACCCTAACATACTTATAGAGCTTCTTGATTTCTGATGATTGATTAGGATTGAAGTTATACAGAAGTCCTTGGCAATTCAGATTTTATTAGAAGGCAACTTTGAGTTCCATCGTTTTTTAGCAATTGTCATGGCCataggttgaatttttttttttaaaaattatttatttattatgtttttatattgttttgatttattgatattaaaaataatttttaaaaaataaaaaatatataattttaatatatttttttaataaaaaatactcattttaaattattatcgTTACCATAATactaaatatactttaaaaatcttCTGGCTAGGGAATGAGAGGTTAGACTTTGTCATACTTTTTGATCGAAGACGATTCCTGTATGAACTTTTTAGCCAAGCAAGGAGCAGCGAGCATATCCGAGTTTCATATTTGGAATTATCCCTCTCGAAGGATAGTTCCCTTCTTGCAGAATTTATGAACATCAGTTCTAGCAGATGCCattaatttgttctttttctttctattgtaaataataataataataataattgtgacAATATAATCATGTTTGGAAAGTATATTCTCTACgtggctggaaaaaaaaaaaattgatcgtACAATTGACATGCTCTTACAGGGAACGTATATACATTTCACTGTATATTACGAAGGAATAGAAAAATAAGATgacttggatttgttttttactacATGATTtctgttcaataaaaaaaatagaagggaaGAGAATATGTTTGgacaaaaagaataataaacagTGAGATTAAGTGTGTTTAGTAATAACATGGAGATaacattttaaacatattttttaattaaaaatatattaaagtaatattttttaatatcataacattaaaaacataaaaaatatctaaaaaaataatttaatatttttaaaaataaaaaaacattttaaaaattaaatttaacaaaggaACAAACCTGACTTAAAAGCTGACcactttttaattgaaaaggtACAAACAAAGAAGACGGCAGCCAACCATGAACCAACGCAACTAAACTAAGTGGACAGATTTCCAAATTTCCtaccataaaaatctcaattttcaaAGCGTACACACATTAGATACTTAGATACCTCGTTTCCTCTCTAACTTTCCTGTTTCACTTTCTAAACTAGCCCTCACAAACATGAAATCAATCCCTATATAAATGATCATTTCTTCGTGCAGCAGTTTATAGAGAAGCCATCTTCTCCGCGCAAACATTCTTTGCCTCCAGAGAGATCATATACAGTAATTTCAAATCACCAATCAATATCATATACAGTCCAAACCAGCAAAACACTATAGCCCAGATCACAAAATATGAAATCCAGCCAGGAAGTTGCTTATTATTTTATCCTGTCTCTTCTTGCAGCATCTGTTGTCATTCTTGGTTTGGTCCTGACGATCTTTTGTAGAAAGATCAAACCGACAGAATCTGAAGAAAGTCTTCCAGCCGCCAAGATTTCTGCACAGGGGTATCCATTAACAGATATTGATGATGCTACTGAAGGGTTCAATCATCGAAGAATTATCGGCACCGGTCGTTTAGGCACGGTGTATGCAGCTGTATTGCCGAGCGATCAAAAGCCGGTCGCCGTTAAGAGAATACACCCTTCTCTTGTTCTGAGCAATGCTGGTTTTGGGTTCACTTCGATACTGAAAACACTCTCTTCGGCTAGGCATCCTAACATAGTGCCTATACTAGGATTCTCTCAGGCTCCCGGTGAGAGAATCATTGTAATGGAATTTGTTAGTGCGGTGAGTCTGGATTATTATTTGCATGAGAATTCTGACGGGGCGTCATCATTACTGGACTGGAGCCGGCGTTTGAGTATCGCCGCCGGGGCGGCGAGAGGACTCGAATACTTGCACGAAGGGATGGCACCGAATATTGTCCATGGATGCTTCAAGGCATCAAATGTTCTACTAGATGACAAGCTGTGTGCTAGGGTTAGTGATTATGGGCTGTCTTCATTGGCACCTTATGAAAAGAGGGGGCTTGCGGGGTATGTGGACGATGAGCATTGGAGGAATGGAAGGGGGGAGGCTAGCAAGGAAGGTGACGTTTATGGGTTTGGTGTGGTTTTGTTGGAGCTGTTGAGTGGAAGGAGAGCAGAGGAAGGGTTGCTTGTTAGATGGGCATTGCCATTGATTAAACAAATGAGGTTTAGTGAGCTTCTGGATCTTAGACTTGTAATGCCTTCTGATATGAGGCCAATTATTAGATTGGCCAAGGTTGCTTCAACTTGTGTTAGCAATTCCAGGAAGAGTAGGCCTTCTATCGTCCAAGTAGCTACGATTTTAAACAACTTGGAGATCGAGGTATGTGCTTGATTGCCATGGCGTATTACGAAGAAAAAGTCAATTTTTGAAGGGGCACCGATTTTGACTTTTGTCAAGTATTTTTTTCTGCAGATGTATACCCAATTCAATTAtgtatttatcaaataaaaactgATTGTTGTATTGATTGCATTTCTCTTTGGACGGTCGTACGTAGCTACATTTCTCTTTCAACACCAACCGACTTTGAACAATTTTAGAGACTTTCCTTAAATGTAATAAATTGTTTAGCAATTTCGAATAAATGCAACCTCCCCTTCGAGCCAACTAATACGGTCTTGAAAGGTTTGCTATTTCGAAGATTGTCataatgattatattttaaaatattttagaattataaaaataaattaaaataatattattttgtattttaaaaaactaatttagatattaatatatcaaaataatataaaaacataattttttaaaattttgtttaaaatgcaataccaaacaagtttatcttaattttaatttcgtCGTGGAATGGAGATCGATTTGGTAATCACCCGTGAAAAGggactccttttctttccttggaatttttcttttctttccctacAATGAAGATATCCTTCGATTATCTTAAGAAATCTAAAccaatttcttgaaattaaattatgaaaacccTTTATAAGAAAGGATACGTTACCGTTTTCTATTGGATAATCGTTGACAAGTGACAGCTCGTTGTCGCCGAGtgtttttgttattaacatataataataataataataaaaagagagagatgtaGAATTGTCATAATTTCatgtagattttttaatttattttattttttaacaaggGAGGTCCACATCACTTACAAGATACTTGTGTGTATATGGCATGTTgtgctccttttattttttcaattttcaaagcaAAGAAACAACTTTCATGATTCTTTGGCCTAGGAAAAAAAGACTTGAAGTTCAAGGCTGTAGTATGGAAAATTgtgctaattttattttcagtCATGGAAGCAaagaaataaagattttatGATCATCTGACTTGGTGAAAAAAGGAACAACTTGGGTTTTATAATTATCtaactttttgaaaaaaacaataacataaaaaaaatattttggacattgtgaatatattttttgttgtaaataaaACGTTGTAATCTTATTTTACAACAAAGTAAAATTTGAA
This is a stretch of genomic DNA from Populus alba chromosome 11, ASM523922v2, whole genome shotgun sequence. It encodes these proteins:
- the LOC118031637 gene encoding serine/threonine-protein kinase-like protein CCR2; the protein is MKSSQEVAYYFILSLLAASVVILGLVLTIFCRKIKPTESEESLPAAKISAQGYPLTDIDDATEGFNHRRIIGTGRLGTVYAAVLPSDQKPVAVKRIHPSLVLSNAGFGFTSILKTLSSARHPNIVPILGFSQAPGERIIVMEFVSAVSLDYYLHENSDGASSLLDWSRRLSIAAGAARGLEYLHEGMAPNIVHGCFKASNVLLDDKLCARVSDYGLSSLAPYEKRGLAGYVDDEHWRNGRGEASKEGDVYGFGVVLLELLSGRRAEEGLLVRWALPLIKQMRFSELLDLRLVMPSDMRPIIRLAKVASTCVSNSRKSRPSIVQVATILNNLEIEVCA